The Lates calcarifer isolate ASB-BC8 unplaced genomic scaffold, TLL_Latcal_v3 _unitig_1660_quiver_1939, whole genome shotgun sequence DNA window TTTCAGGAGGAAATGGATAAACCGATGAAGAACCGAACAGGGATGTACACGATCAACCAATAGTGGCACTTTATGACCCATTAACTGACGGAAAGACCAACACTacactttttatttgtgtgttgttttgtttttaaaattttaaattctGATTTTGATGAACATCTGAAAatattactgtttattttattaacaagaacaaaaaaaatatttacttgaAGGAAAATGCTACAACCCACATCACGCTTAttacaaaacacacttttaaaatcATAATATACTGCTTATGATATTTCATACCCTAAAAACCGGTCTGATAAATTGCTTGATGTACTACATTCACTTTTATCActattatatttttacattttcatttatttgacatGTATTAGAATTATACTgattgtttaacattttaatttaaaacaatcGTAACGCTGACTTTACACTGTATTTGAAATAAaagttgctgttgttttttatttaagaCTATTGTCACTACTGTAACTACTACTAAAGTTAATAatcatgtttttcattgttaggttctttacattttgtagattttaaaaatctaacaatcatatatcattattattacattaacaatattatatttttatgcttacacaaatattgtttttcattgcaAAGACTATtagtttttactgtaaatattttagaATTTCAATAATTACACCATTTGTTATATAttcaaatcttttttattttaaattacactgaCTTTATGTTTTAACTATgattatgtgtttattttattttccttttaaaagtgttttgagATCATGGCCACTGCTACAACTGATATTAACTAATATTATATTACCATTTATTAGCTCCAATagttatattttgtatatttaaacaatgtttttaaaacaaatcattcTTATCATAAAACCAATATTctatttttctgtgataatttGCTGTGGTGTTATTGTCACTACtattattttctgtatatttatttttgaattggAATAATTATACAATTTGCTGTACATTAaatttgtaaaaacaaacatcagatatCAACAGATATGATCTTAAAACCTTGACAGATATACTACTTGATACAGTACAAATAATGACTGTttaattttctaattttctaTTTAAGATTGATTTGACATTGTGTTTCTTATAAAACTCACAGTCATAATTAtgctttttatatatatttcaacaatatataacataaatataaatgctatattatataaattatacattttcagATTGTCACTGACATAAAGTCaactacatttattcatttaagcattttttatatatctcaaaaatataaaaaatgtttaatattaaaCTATATTCACTCCTATTATATCACAAATATTATCATATTTCCTTCTTTGGGACTTTGGGACTGGTGATATCATTAACAGTTTTTATGGTATTCATTTTGTAATTTGAATTATTTGACCAttataaagtgtttttattggcTCTGCAGTTGTTAATAATCATATTTCCATTCCCTGGCTGACCTCAGCTTTGAGTTTGGCAGCAGCTTCACCGTCCCAGTTTGTTCTGTATTGTGTTTGCAGCCTGAAAGTGGATCCTCATTGTCACAGGTTTGATTCAAACCAAAGTCcaggtttattttgttttctgctgctatGTGACAAAGAGgctgacaaagacagaaagagaagacgaggtgtggagagaggtggagcagCTGAGGAATTTATGAAGTTAATGTGAGTGTTTGATATGAGGGTGATGGAGCTGATATGGACATAAAGAGACTGGGCTGGGCTCGGCTCTGTTTACTGACTCAGTGAATCAGTCACACCGAGAATCGTTCAGCTATGACTCAAACTCACACTCTTTAAATCTGACTTTTTTCcatgacctttttttgttgcaatgtgtttttttctgaataaaaGTCACAGAACACTGAGTTTTTCCATTTAGAAGTATTTTGTTCTCGAGCATCGTAAACCTTTGTATGTTAAGTTTTTATCTCTATATAACATAGTTACTTTTAATTTTacccattttattttcagtgttttcccagTTCTGACCTCCACATACagtttacattatttttattcacattaattatttacattatgtattttatatatatttgacTTTCTGTAAAACTCCCTGGATCACATTAGAAACAAAGTTCCTTTTATACTTTATTaatgattatcattattattactattattcatagtagtagtagtacttaCAATAACGTGACATTTCTACTTCtgttttggattactattacttctgcattgtttttatattagattacttttactgttacctctagtattagattacttttaccattatatattacttattacatattacttctaaatttacacagaacttttactgttgcaaactacagATGACTTTGACTATTAcctcttacttctgatattgctaatcacttttacattacttcaattaatacagattacttatacattattctTATTTAGCAGCTTACTTTTATGATGACACTTTCCTGATATACTGAAtcctgaacatgaacagtttaatgtcagtgctctgtgttggacagttgatgtaaagctgtttgtgaattacctggaggcctcagtcctggtctcaaagaacttcttcattgtacgaagactctctgtgatcgtggactacgtctctgtgatcgtggactacgtctctgtgatcacggacaatgtctctgagattatagacaaagtctctgtgatcatggacaatgtctttgtgatcgtggacgatgtctctgagatcatagacggtgtctctgtgatcatcgacaatgtctccatgatcgcgggcagtgccgtcaaatcggtgacccccgtctccgccgattctatcgcaaggtctctacgaagcatgggacaatgtctctgatcatggacaacgtctctctcgtctttgacaaggtctctgcgatcgtggacaatgtctctgatcgtggacgatgtctccctcatcctcaacaatgtctctctgatcgtggatcatgtctctgcgatcgtggacgacgtctctgcgatcgtggacgatgttgtggatgaagtggtgacacctggaggaaatcaaagagaaacatacaaaggaaaatgatcagtacactactacctattcctcatcaacagtttaaccatgaaaacacagagaaatattcaacattacagctgaacaacaacatctaacaaacattagaggctgtttcagaaaatgaagtactgatatactgaatcctgaacatgaacagtttaatgtcagtgctctgtgttggacagttgatgtaaagctgctggtgaattacctggaggcctcagtcctggtctcaaagaacttcttcattgtacgaagactctttgatcgtggactacgtctctgtgatcacggacaatgtctctgagattatagacaaagtctctgtgatcatggacaatgtctttgtgatcgtggacgatgtctctgagatcatagacggtgtctctctgatcattaacaatgtctcctgatcgcggtcatgccgtcgaatcgaggaaccacagtgtcactaccgattcttgcgcagagctctgcgaagcatgggacaatgtctctgatcatggacaacgtctctctcatctttgacaaggtctctgcgatcgtggacaatgtctctgatcgtggacgatgtctccctcatcctcaacaatgtctctctgatcgtggacgacgtctctgcgatcgtggacgatgttgtggatgaagtggtgacacctggaggaaatcaaagagaaacatacaaaggaaaatgatcaatacactgctacctattcctcatcaacagtttaaccatgaaaacacagagaaatattcaacattacagctgaacaacaacatctaacaaacattagaggctgtttcagaaaatgaagtactgatatactgaatcctgaacatgaacagtttaatgtcagtgctctgtgttggacagttgatgtaaagctgctggtgaattacctggaggcctctgtcctggtctcaaagaacttcttcattgtacgaagactctctgtgatcgtggactacgtctctgtgatcgtggactacgtctctgtgatcgtggactacgtctctgtgatcacggacaatgtctctgagattatagacaaagtctctgtgatcatggacaatgtctttgtgatcgtggacgatgtctctgagatcatagacggtgtctctgtgatcatcgacaatgtctccatgatcgcgggcagtgccgtcaaatcggtgaccccagtctccgccgattctatcgcaaggtctctacgaagcatgggacaatgtctctgatcatggacaacgtctctctcgtctttgacaaggtctctgcgatcgtggacaatgtctctgatcgtggacgatgtctccctcatcctcaacaatgtctctctgatcgtggaccatgtctctgcgatcgtggacgacgtctcagcgatcgtggacgatgttgtggatgaagtggtgacacctggaggaaatcaaagagaaacatacaaaggaaaatgatcaatacactgctacctattcctcatcaacagtttaaccatgaaaacacagagaaatattcaacattacagctgaacaacaacatctaacaaacattagaggctgtttcagaaaatgaagtactgatatactgaatcctgaacatgaacagtttaatgtcagtgctctgtgttggacagttgatgtaaagctgctggtgaattacctggaggcctctgtcctggtctcaaagaacttcttcattgtacgaagactctttgatcgtggactacgtctctgtgatcgtggacaatgtctctgagattatagacaaagtctctgtgatcatggacaatgtctttgtgatcgtggacgatgtctctgagatcatagacggtgtctctgtgatcattgacaaatgtctccatgatcgcggtcatgccgtcgaatcgaggaaccacagtgtctctaccgattcttgcgcagagctctgcgaagcatgggacaatgtctctgatcatggacaacgtctctctcatctttgacaaggtctctgcaatcgtggacaatgtctctgatcgtggacgatgtctccctcatcctcaacaatgtctctctgatcgtggacgacgtctctgcgatcgtggacgatgttgtggatgaagtggtgacacctggaggaaatcaaagagaaacatacaaaggaaaatgatcaatacactgctacctattcctcatcaacagtttaaccatgaaaacacagagaaatattcaacattacagctgaacaacaacatctaacaaacattagaggctgtttcagaaaatgaagtactgatatactgaatcctgaacatgaacagtttaatgtcagtgctctgtgttggacagttgatgtaaagctgctggtgaattacctggaggcctctgtcctggtctcaaagaacttcttcattgtacgaagactctctgtgatcgtggactacgtctctgtgatcgtggactacgtctctgtgatcgtggactacgtctctgtgatcacggacaatgtctctgagattatagacaaagtctctgtgatcatggacaatgtctttgtgatcgtggacgatgtctctgagatcatagacggtgtctctgtgatcatcgacaatgtctccatgatcgcgggcagtgccgtcaaatcggtgaccccagtctccgccgattctatcgcaaggtctctacgaagcatgggacaatgtctctgatcatggacaacgtctctctcgtctttgacaaggtctctgcgatcgtggacaatgtctctgatcgtggacgatgtctccctcatcctcaacaatgtctctctgatcgtggaccatgtctctgcgatcgtggacgacgtctcagcgatcgtggacgatgttgtggatgaagtggtgacacctggaggaaatcaaagagaaacatacaaaggaaaatgatcaatacactgctacctattcctcatcaacagtttaaccatgaaaacacagagaaatattcaacattacagctgaacaacaacatctaacaaacattagaggctgtttcagaaaatgaagtactgatatactgaatcctgaacatgaacagtttaatgtcagtgctctgtgttggacagttgatgtaaagctgctggtgaattacctggaggcctctgtcctggtctcaaagaacttcttcattgtacgaagactctttgatcgtggactacgtctctgtgatcgtggacaatgtctctgagattatagacaaagtctctgtgatcatggacaatgtctttgtgatcgtggacgatgtctctgagatcatagacggtgtctctgtgatcattgacaaatgtctccatgatcgcggtcatgccgtcgaatcgaggaaccacagtgtctctaccgattcttgcgcagagctctgcgaagcatgggacaatgtctctgatcatggacaacgtctctctcatctttgacaaggtctctgcaatcgtggacaatgtctctgatcgtggacgatgtctccctcatcctcaacaatgtctctctgatcgtggacgacgtctctgcgatcgtggacgatgttgtggatgaagtggtgacacctggaggaaatcaaagagaaacatacaaaggaaaatgatcaatacattactacctattcctaCTACGGTCACACTGTGTTCCCTTGGGCTCCATTGTCTTTCCTCAGTTGTTATAAACATAAAACCTATTTATTTCTCAGCTGTAGCGCCCACgttcatcaaataaaaaactAATTAGCTGAATATTAATTATCAGTCTTCAGCAGCTGAATGTGCAAagagttaaagagaaaaacaaaagctcctgtttgtcattatttcagatttaaacCCAACTGCACCTGCAGCAGACTGGAGAGGACACACAGCTCATCTATACGTGGTGAATTTGATTGATACAGTAAATATCAGAAGAACAGTGTGAGGAGGAACATGAACTGATGAGGAACAAACCCTctaaacattcacagtgtccaGAAAGTCTGAGAAAGATCTGAAGATCTAATGTTAAAGATCAGAGTCAGTCTCATCTATCTGAGCTACTGCACGACTGCATGAACCAATCAGGACCAAGACTGTTGACTTGTTTTTACCTTGGCCAGGAACAGCAACCAGAAGTTAAAACAGGGgttggaggaaaagaagaaaggtTCAGTTACCTAAGAGTTTGTTATCAAAGGGAACAGTTATCAGTGTTTGTCAGGGCTCGGCTGAGCTGTCAATGCTTTGTTGACTCTTACTTTTTATTCCCAGCTTTCACCTGAGCAACGTGACCACCTGACCTCTCTGTGGGTGCGTCACACTCACAGGTAAACTCAGGTAAACTAAGGTTTAGTTCACCTGGGCTGGAAACCAGGTTTAAATTAAAAGgttcagtacacacacacacacacacacacacacacacatatatatatatatatatatatatatatatatatatatgtacatacatacatttatacatcATCTAAAACGCACAGGTGTTTATTTTACTGAgcttttttctgtgtctctgtctgtatgttcaaattttaaaaataaattaagaaaatagTTTAGTAATAATAAACTAATAGTTTCTGTTTATGTATGATCACTCACTGATTCTACATGTTTATGCGGTTAGAACAaatgttctgtattttaaatatatatttaataaaatctgTTATTAATTTATCTGTTGGGTTTCTGATACGTCCTCCcatcaaacagaacaaacacatcagtttCTATGGACTCTCTGGGctcagctgtttttaatgtttcattgaggtttcattcatttcttgtCAGCAGTGATTCACCTGAGCTCAGATACAGAAACCTTCAGGATGACATCAGGGCAAAAAAATCAAACTACACTAAGGACAGCTTGATATTTTTTACATCAGTCTGAAAACAGTCCATATCCATTTCTAAAGTGATTTAAGTGATGTGAGACTGAATCCACAGTCCAACATGAAGCTGGCTTCAGGTTTATTAtccttctctttgtgtctgcagcagctgtcaaaCAACCAGGAAACAATCAAAAACATCAAGCTCCACAGtaacatcaccatcatcagtgATCAAAGCAGTTGGCTCTACATTCATCTGTGGAAAGAGTAAATACCACTGGAGAGATAGCGCCCCCTGGTGTTGGTAATAACAGGGGAGGACACTGCAGCATTTACTCTGATAGGAGTCTTCAAATCAAGTAAATGTCCTCCAAAGTTCGTCTTTTTGGAACCAaattcaatttttattttactctctcCACTTGAAAATATGAACTTGTCCTTTAGGCAGAAAACCACAGTAAACTAGATCATTAGAAATAGAATAAAGGCCCTTTGAACAGAGAGGAATCACTCTGACATCAGCTGTAAAACTCTGGAGCTGCAACAGTTCAATAGATTAATCAGAAAACTAAACTGCAACtcatatttctcctgtttaGAAAAGCAACGAGgaagaaaaagtaaaactgagTGTATGTGAGTAAATCTGACAGTTTTGTtgtcacaaacacagcaggtgtGATGGATCATGTGACACCTGAGGGTTACTGGTTTGAATCCTGGAGCAAACAGAAATCTCTGAACTTCAAACGTGATTTGACGTCTGCAGAGGTGAAGTGGTTAAACTGGTCTGCAGGTAAATCAGATGAGCTCAACAACACTAACTTTACCTGAAGTGCAGCAGATAGTTTGTTATTATGCTAAATTATGTGTTACTAACTTTCATGACACTGTTTATCCTTTATGATCACTGTTTAAAACTGTTATGTGATTTTTAGGCTGCGAACTTCACACCTGACCAAGGATGAAACTAACCTGCTGACTAATTctaacatatttatttacagtaatgttTGTTCATCTGCACTGTccctgacaaataaataaaaatgattggTCAGTGGTCAGGATGCTGTGTTTCCTGGGTAACAGCTGATgacagctgaccaatcacatcACTGAAAAAACTACTACTACGGGATCCTGACAGGAACAAAAGAGTCGTTTaccacaataaataaatacattacgATTATTTAAGATGCGTTTTATCCTGTTTTATCCTCCGTGGCTTTAATCATATTCCACCTCTACAGTTCAGAACAACAGGAGACTGTAATAAAAACTTTAACCCTGCTGAAAAACAATAAGgactaaaacacaacatttcagtcagacatGAGCCTTCTCCTCAtcactttactttactttaacagacagacactttAGTACAAGCCTCAGATTATTATTTATAACACACGGCAACACAACAGAGTCCAAAGAGCACAGACTACAACCTCCAACAACCACCGCTGCACCGCAAAGACCTGACAGCAAACATCAAGTTTAAATAAACCAGCGgacccacagacagacagacagacattactCACATTATCTAAAGTCCATTCTTCCTTCATTCATGGCGGTGAACTGCTACATGTCCATGATTTCAACATCCAACTGTTCCTCGGTGTGGCGCCgccattttgtttgtttgttagcatAACTTCTCTCGCCGTGACAGCTAGCTAACTGACAAAACCTCGTTAGCAGTGTACCTAACTCTGACACGATGTGGTTAATAATGTATGATGAGTTTGGACTAGTTTGTTCAGAGGCTCAGGCTGCGGTCTGACCTGAGATATAACAGTTTATTCCctaacactgtgtgtttacGGTTTCAATCATCTCCACCTGCTTCGGTGTGTTCGCTTGTCGTAAGTACCGCTGTGAAGGTGCAATACCACCACTGACCGCATGAACCGACGTGAACGACGCCAAAACCCAGAGGGGGCGCTGTTTCACCGATttcaataaacaataaaaacattaaaacttaacatcaagttttaatgttttaaaacagcATGTAATCTCCAGAAGCACAGTTTCAGTTGTCATTGAATTGCAGAGAGTTTAATTAGCTTTAATTAACTAACTGAAGATGGAAAAGAGACCTGTGTGATATAAAAATGTGATCTGTCTGTTCAGTAACAGAGAGGAATATTAACAGAGAGTTAAGATTCTTTAATTAAACTGGaacattatattttctgtgcaTGTTATTTCCCACAGTCACAGTCTAAATGCtgatcatcaacaacaacaagaattATACTTCTGGTAGGAAAacagttcttcttcttttgttggCCTGAGATTAGTAAACACTGCACCGGGCCCAGAGCCTGTGGAGTCAGTCACAGACTCATTGCTGTCGTTtcttcagctgtgttttattaGAAAACTGTGATTCAAAGTACAGAAGaattacagtgacagtgacagagatcCTGAACAGTCCTTCCTGTCGCCTGCGGGTTTAGGTCgctggggtcagaggtcaggggtcaggtgTCTCTAAGCTCTTCAGCCACAGCTCCAGGGCAAACTTCGTCCCGGTGCTGACCCGCTCCACGTCCGGGCCGCTGGCCGGCGCCCGGCTGACAAACACCGCCAACGGCAGAGAGGAGTCAGTGAGGCCTCCGTCTGCAGACACCTGAGACACActggaaacacagagggaggtcaaaggtcacagtggTCAGCAGGAAGTCAAACAGACGATCAGAACGACTACATCAGTATTTTATTGTGACGTTCTCAGCTGTGATACCTGACGGTGTCGGGCAGGTCGTCCACTCCaacctctctgtcctctccgTCCACGGCCGACACCACGGCTCTGACCAGCCCACCGTCGGCCCACACACAGGCGCTGACCTCGGCCGGAGACGGGCTCAGAGAGGACTGCAGGGAAACAGCATGAAGCTCAGCACAGTTGTTACACAGTCAGATACAAACATACGACCAGACGCTGAGGTCACTGTCAACAACACACCTGTAGCTgcaggtgagagagggaggagtgcaGCAGCATGTAGACGACGATGTGATGTCTCTGAGGAAGTCCTCTGGACAACATGGGAGgatacactgactgacaggcagacagacaggcaggcaggcagacagacagacagacagacacacagacagacagacagacagacagacagacagacaggcagacaggcagacaggcacacagacagacagacacacagacagacagacagacagacagacagacaggcagacagacaggcagacagacagacagacagacacacagacagacagacagacagacaggcagacaggcagacagacagacagacacacagacagacagacagacagacagacacacagacaggcagacagacagacagacagacagacaggcagacagacagacagacagacagacagacacacaggcagacaggcagacaggcagacagacagacagacaggcagacaggcaggcagacagacagacagacagacagacagacaggcagacaggcaggcagacagacagacagacagacagacagacagacagacagacaggcagacaggcagacagacagacagacaggcagacaggcagacagacagacagacaggcagacaggcagacagagacagacagacagacaggcagacagacagacaggcagacagacagacagacacacagacaggcagacagacagacagacaggcagacagacagacagacagacagacagacagacagacagacagacaggggtTATTTCAGTGAAATATACCTTTAATCACACTCCATTAAAACTTTGTTGAATAGATCCTCTCATTCTGTTTCCTGATGATGGACGTCGGTTTAATCAGCTGTGAATAAACGACCTCCCTCTGACTCACTATGATTCACTGACTTTACTCTTGACCTGATTTGctcattttactttattcttgtatttatttttaagcgTCTCACCTCCCACAGTCCCAGTATCTTTGGACAAACTTCCTCTGGTTCCAGTTTCAGTCCAGTTTCCTCCTTCAACTCTCTGAGGCCGGCATCcagcagctacacacacacacacacacacacacacacacacacacacacacacacacacacaaatgtttcagctgatgtgtgtttggCAGCAGAGGTCACATGATGCAGCCGTCACATAAAATCTAAAAGTAATTCACCGTCTCGTCCGGCTCCACGTGGCCGCCTTAGAAAAGAGAAACCAAGAGACAGGAGAGTTAAAATCACAGACTGTGGctcagtcagaggtcagaggtcagaggtcagaacagaggtcagaggtcagagtgtgtCAGACCTGGAGGGACCCAGACGTTGGGGAATATTCGAAGCTCCTTTGCCCGTCGCGTCAGCAGCACTCTCTGATTGGCCGTCTGCAGGAGTACGGCCACGCCCACATCCACTCCACGCTGCTGGACGTCCAATGGGATGGCGGCGGCCtctgtgactgacaggtgtttgATGGGACAGAAGGCGGGTCTCtgggacagagagagcagcacaGTTAGCATGAACAGAGACCGGTCTCTGGTCTTTACAGACAGGTGAAGAGCTCTGACCTTCAGAGGAACTCcgcctcctttttctcctctgaagaCAACAAACTGGTTTTTCTCCAGAGAGCAGTTCACCTCCACCTCGTCGTCTCCGCCGTCGATGAAGTGACCCGTTATACTCTGAcgagacaggaagtgacaaacTGACTCCAGGTGTCGGCTCGTTTAAACCTctcagagaagctgcagcagtctGCACTGACCTGAACGAACAGAGCTCTCTGAGGAGACGCTCGctctttacagacacacaccaggaTCCTCCTCACTTTGTCCATGCTGCCTCCTCGCCTCCTCGCCTCCTAACCTCCTCGCCTGCAGGATGAGAGCACAGCAGGAGGTCTGTGCAGAACAAACCTGAGGTG harbors:
- the LOC108889947 gene encoding nucleoside diphosphate-linked moiety X motif 17; the protein is MDKVRRILVCVCKERASPQRALFVQSITGHFIDGGDDEVEVNCSLEKNQFVVFRGEKGGGVPLKRPAFCPIKHLSVTEAAAIPLDVQQRGVDVGVAVLLQTANQRVLLTRRAKELRIFPNVWVPPGGHVEPDETLLDAGLRELKEETGLKLEPEEVCPKILGLWESVYPPMLSRGLPQRHHIVVYMLLHSSLSHLQLQSSLSPSPAEVSACVWADGGLVRAVVSAVDGEDREVGVDDLPDTVSVSQVSADGGLTDSSLPLAVFVSRAPASGPDVERVSTGTKFALELWLKSLETPDP